Within the Prevotella scopos JCM 17725 genome, the region CGATAAATATAAACACTAAAATATACGACTACTCCGTAAGGAACTCTTGCTATAGAGGAACTTACGGAGTGAGTCTTTGAAGAAATGAAAAAACTTTGTATTTTTTGTGGTGCACGTCCTAACTTTATAAAGGTAGCACCAATTATCAGGGTAATCAATAGACTTTCTGAGGAGAATAGTTCTCATAAGGTTTCTTATTCACTAGTTTATGCAGGTAGTGAGAATGATCCTACACTCGAAGATCAACTCTTTGAGAATCTCTCTATTCGTAGACCAGATGTTTATCTTGGTGTAGAATGTGAGAACTTGAATGAGCTCACAGGTCAGGTAATGTCTAAGTTTGAGAAGTATCTACAAGAGAATCCATCTGATGTGGTTATCGTTGTAGATGATCTTGCTTCTACAATGGCAGCTGCTATTGTAACTAAGAAGCAGGCAATCACCCTTGCACACATTGCTGCTGGTACTCGTTCTTTTGATATTACGATGCCAAAGGAAATCAATCGCTTGGTGATTGATGGCCTTTCAGATATCCTCTTTACAGCCGGATTTAGTAACAATAGTATTGCTAACAAGGAAGGTGCAGAACTCTCGAAGGTTTATATGGTGGGTAATATTCTCATTGATAATATCCGCTATGACCGTGAACG harbors:
- a CDS encoding UDP-N-acetyl glucosamine 2-epimerase; the encoded protein is MKKLCIFCGARPNFIKVAPIIRVINRLSEENSSHKVSYSLVYAGSENDPTLEDQLFENLSIRRPDVYLGVECENLNELTGQVMSKFEKYLQENPSDVVIVVDDLASTMAAAIVTKKQAITLAHIAAGTRSFDITMPKEINRLVIDGLSDILFTAGFSNNSIANKEGAELSKVYMVGNILIDNIRYDRERIEGMKLSDIDELAGLPLKEGNYLVFTLNRKALLADQDNLERMLHVLSETAGETPIIAPLRDSAVQVIMALSLKKNIKLHNLHIVKPLGYLEFAYLTAHAKGIITDSGNVAEEATFNGVPCITLNSYTEHIETAKVGSNVLVGEDPELLRSALADMVAGTWKKCGVPERWDGRSAERVVQILLERH